The following are encoded together in the Daucus carota subsp. sativus chromosome 5, DH1 v3.0, whole genome shotgun sequence genome:
- the LOC108220188 gene encoding large ribosomal subunit protein uL23 — MSPAKVDVTKKSDAKAQALKTAKAVKSGTTKFKKVKKIRTSVTFHRPRTLTKDRNPKYPRISATPRNKLDQYQILKYPLTTESAMKKIEDNNTLVFIVDIRANKKKIKDAVKKMYDIQTKKVNTLIRPDGTKKAYVRLTPDYDALDVANKIGII; from the exons ATGTCGCCGGCTAAAG TGGATGTGACCAAGAAGTCTGATGCAAAGGCTCAGGCACTGAAAACAGCAAAAGCTGTGAAATCTGGCACAACAAAATTCAAGAAGGTCAAGAAGATCAGAACCTCGGTCACGTTTCACAGGCCAAGGACACTGACCAAGGACAGGAATCCCAAATATCCCCGTATCAGCGCAACTCCAAGGAACAAGCTTGATCAGTACCAGATCCTCAAGTACCCATTGACCACTGAATCTGCAATGAAGAAGATTGAAGACAATAACACTCTGGTTTTCATCGTTGACATCCGTGCCAACAAGAAGAAGATTAAGGATGCTGTCAAGAAGATGTATGATATTCAGACCAAGAAGGTCAACACATTGATCAG GCCTGACGGAACAAAGAAAGCCTATGTTAGGTTGACTCCTGACTACGATGCATTGGATGTTGCCAACAAGATTGGTATAATTTAA